One part of the Parabacteroides distasonis ATCC 8503 genome encodes these proteins:
- a CDS encoding TIGR00341 family protein yields the protein MEKGLLHKQIMDFFVRNFDVRQDKEDELDTIESIKKGVEFKGTNLWVLIFATFVASLGLNTNSTAVIIGAMLISPLMGPIMGFGLGLGISDFELIKRSFRNFATATIFSVITSTLYFLISPISEAQSELLARTQPTVYDVLIAFFGGLAGIVASSTKSKGNVIPGVAIATALMPPLCTAGFGLASGNLYYFFGAFYLYFINTVFISLATFVVVRLLKYPKKVFLDKQREKIVTRYVGIIVFFTIVPSLFLSYNLIRSSYFNDRVRNFVSEELTFPNTQILNKVVTDTSEKKEVKVVLIGQTVPDEMIANARAKLPKYGLKDVHLVVQQGFGQEATDINELKSLLMQDLYKNSEEVLRAQTIQIDSLKRQVDKYQSYRRLTSELIPEMKVLFPYVVEASCSNTYIVNTETAKPDTVMLVYLKSKTIIKDAERKKIKEWLSARVEMKNIKLLIE from the coding sequence ATGGAAAAAGGATTGCTACATAAACAGATTATGGATTTTTTTGTCCGTAATTTCGACGTCAGGCAGGACAAAGAGGATGAACTGGACACGATAGAATCTATTAAGAAGGGAGTCGAATTTAAGGGGACAAATTTATGGGTACTTATTTTCGCTACATTTGTGGCCTCTCTCGGATTGAATACGAACTCTACGGCCGTGATTATCGGCGCCATGCTGATCTCGCCGTTGATGGGACCGATCATGGGATTCGGCTTGGGATTGGGAATCTCCGATTTCGAGTTGATCAAGCGTTCGTTCCGTAATTTCGCTACCGCTACTATTTTTAGCGTGATTACCTCCACCTTATATTTCTTGATCTCACCGATCAGCGAGGCGCAAAGCGAGTTGCTTGCCCGTACGCAACCTACGGTATACGATGTATTGATCGCTTTCTTCGGCGGTCTGGCCGGAATCGTGGCGAGCTCGACAAAGAGTAAGGGTAACGTGATTCCGGGTGTAGCTATCGCTACGGCTTTGATGCCTCCGCTTTGTACGGCTGGATTCGGGTTGGCGAGTGGCAATTTGTATTACTTTTTCGGTGCTTTTTATCTGTATTTTATCAATACGGTTTTTATCAGTTTGGCTACGTTTGTTGTCGTTCGTTTGTTGAAATATCCGAAGAAAGTTTTCTTGGATAAACAACGGGAAAAGATCGTGACTCGTTACGTGGGTATCATTGTTTTTTTCACGATCGTGCCGAGCCTTTTCTTGAGTTATAACTTGATCCGGAGTAGTTATTTCAATGATCGGGTACGTAACTTCGTATCGGAGGAGTTGACTTTCCCGAATACGCAAATCTTGAATAAGGTCGTTACGGATACGAGCGAGAAAAAGGAGGTGAAAGTAGTCTTGATCGGCCAGACGGTACCGGATGAGATGATCGCTAACGCCCGGGCTAAATTGCCTAAGTATGGATTGAAAGATGTGCATTTAGTCGTGCAACAAGGCTTCGGACAAGAGGCCACGGATATCAATGAGTTGAAAAGCCTCTTGATGCAGGATTTATATAAGAATAGCGAGGAGGTGCTACGTGCGCAGACCATCCAGATAGATTCGTTAAAACGACAGGTTGACAAATATCAGAGTTATAGGCGTTTGACATCCGAGTTGATCCCGGAGATGAAGGTTCTTTTCCCCTATGTAGTCGAGGCTTCTTGCTCGAATACGTATATCGTGAATACGGAGACGGCGAAGCCGGATACGGTTATGCTGGTTTATCTGAAAAGTAAGACGATCATTAAAGATGCGGAACGTAAGAAGATCAAGGAATGGCTGTCGGCTCGTGTGGAAATGAAAAATATTAAATT